The DNA window GCGGGCGGAGCTGCTGCGGCGGGCGTCCGACCTGTTCGGCTGGATCGCGGCGGGCCAGCTGCGCATCAACGTCTCGCACCGCTACCCGCTGGCGGAGGCGCGGCGGGCTCACGAGGACCTGGCCAGCCGGCGTACGACAGGAAAGCTGCTCCTCGTCCCGTGACGCCCGGCTAGCGGGCGCCCGCGGGGCGGCGGAAGTTGTTCGGCCAGTCGAGGAGGCGGGCGCCCAGGACGGCGGTCTCCAGGGTGAAGCGCTGGGTGGGGTCGTCCGGGGAGAAGCCGGTGAGGCGGCGGATGCGCTCCAGCCGGTACGTCACCGCGCGCGGGCTCAGCCGCAGCCGCCGGGCGGCGGCCGTCTGGTTGCCGTGGGAGGCGAAGATGGCCTCCAGCGTCTCCAGCAGCGGCTCGTGCCCGCCGCGCGCCTCCAGCAGCGGGCTGAGGACGCTGGTCACCAGGTCCTCGATGGCGCTGCGGTCGCGCAGCAGGACGGGGAAGACCAGCAGGTCGGCGGCCCGTACGACGTCGATCGTGAGTGACAGGGCGTCGGCCAGCTCCAGTGCCTGGGCGGCCTCGCGGTAGGAGGTGACGACGCCGCCGGGGCCGCGGTGGGCCCGGCCCAGGCCGACCCGCCAGCCGGCGGTGAAGCGGGCGCGTACGTGGTGGGTGAACTCGCCGACGGCGGCCGGCAGCGTGGCGGGGGCCACGCACACCAGGAGGTCGTCGCGGGCGGCGACCAGGACGTTGTGCGAGCCGAAGCGGGTGACGAGGGCGCGTTCGACGGCGTCCCGGTCCCTGTCGAGGGTCGTGGGCGGGAGGTTGCCGGCCACGGCGACGACGTACGACTCGGCGAGGCGCAGGCCGAAGTGCTCGGCGCGTTCGGCCAGGCGTTCTGCCCGGCCCTGGAGCAGGTCGTCCACGAACTCCCTGCGGGCCGCCTCCTCGTCCCTGATCGCGGCGCGCTGGGCCTGTTCGTACCCCTCCATGAGGGCGGAGACGGCGCGGCGCAGGGCGGGCAGGACCGGCGGGAGGCCCTCGGCGGCGGCCAGGGCGTCGTCCACGAGCGAGCGCAGCGGCACGCCCAGCTCGGCGGCCCGCGCCCCGGCGGCGCGGCACGCGTCGAGCGCCCGCCGGTCGGGCGCCCGCCCCGTCCCCGCGGCCTCGGCCAGGATCCGCCGGCACCCGTCGAGCAACCCGTCCCGCCCTCCGGACGGCCCCGCGCCGGGGGCACGGGGCGCGGACATTCCCGGCCCGTCCGTTCCCGGGGCCTCGACGCCTGGGGTGGACGGGTCGCCGGAAGGGGTGGCGGGCAGGGGCGGGGGGGTCATCACACTCCTACGTCGCGCCGGTCGAAGGCGAGCACCGCGGTGAGCGCGAGCGCGGCCGTCGCTCCCGCCAGCACAAGGTAGTCCCCCACCGGCACCCCCTCATAGAGGGGTCGCCCTTCCGCGTAGTAGTGGAACGGCGAGACCCACTTGAGCCAGGAGATCGCGTCCCAGGAGCGTCCGACGGTGACGACCATGTAGCCGGCCGCGACCCACACCCCGACCACGGCGGAGGCGACGAGCCGCCGCCCGGTGACCGCGCCCACGGTGAGGGCCACGGTGCCGTAGAACAGGCCGAGCAGCAGCACGCCGAGGTGCCCGGCGAGGATGCGGCCGAACGGCACCCCGTTGTCCACCACGACGCTCATCGTCCAGGCGGCCAGCAGCGTCACGGCCGCCACCGCGAGCAGCTGGAGCGTCAGCGCGGCGAGCCTGGCGAGCACGAGCCGCCTGCGGTCCACCGGCAGGGTGAGGACGAGCTCCAGGGTCCCGTTCTCCTCGGGCCCGGCGAGCGCCCGGTTGGCGAGCAGCGTCGCGCACGCGATGAACAGCATGGGGACGAAGAGCTGGTAGACGGCCGTCTGGAGGTAGCCGACGCCGGAGGTCATGTCCGCGAGGCCGCCCATGAGGTCGCGCAGCGGGCCGGGGAACTTGGCGATCATCGCGGGCCCGTACGTCTCCGGGCTCGCCTTGACGCTCCCGTAGACGCCGAGGTAGAGCGCCATGAAGGCGCTGATGCCGACGGTCCACCAGAACGTGACGCCGCGGTGGTCACGCAGGCTCTTGCTGATCAGCGGGCCGTTCATCGTGCCGCTCCTCGTCGCTGTAGTAGGTCAGGAAGATCTCTTCGAGATCGGGTTCGGCGCTCACCAGGTGCACCACGGTGTGGCGGGCGGCGGCCTTGATCAGCGCGTCCGGGCGCCCGTCGATGGTGCAGGCCAGGGCGGCGCCCTCCACGCGCAGGTCGCGCACGCCGGGCAGCCCCTCGAAGTCGGCGCGCGGCACGGGCGCGTCGAAGTGCAGCTCGACCCGGCGCACCGCCTTCTCGCGCAGCGCGGCGACGTTCTCGACGGCGACGAGCCGCCCGCCGCGTACGATGCCGACCCGGTCGGAGACGCTCTCCACCTCGGCGAGCACGTGCGAGGACATGAGCACGGTCCGCCCGGAGGCGCGCACCTCGCGCACCAGCGCCAGGAACTCGTGCTGCACGAGCGGGTCGAGCCCCATGGTCGGCTCGTCGAGGATGACGAACTCGGGTTCGTGCATGAACGCCTGGATGAGCCCGATCTTCT is part of the Nonomuraea coxensis DSM 45129 genome and encodes:
- a CDS encoding PucR family transcriptional regulator, whose product is MTPPPLPATPSGDPSTPGVEAPGTDGPGMSAPRAPGAGPSGGRDGLLDGCRRILAEAAGTGRAPDRRALDACRAAGARAAELGVPLRSLVDDALAAAEGLPPVLPALRRAVSALMEGYEQAQRAAIRDEEAARREFVDDLLQGRAERLAERAEHFGLRLAESYVVAVAGNLPPTTLDRDRDAVERALVTRFGSHNVLVAARDDLLVCVAPATLPAAVGEFTHHVRARFTAGWRVGLGRAHRGPGGVVTSYREAAQALELADALSLTIDVVRAADLLVFPVLLRDRSAIEDLVTSVLSPLLEARGGHEPLLETLEAIFASHGNQTAAARRLRLSPRAVTYRLERIRRLTGFSPDDPTQRFTLETAVLGARLLDWPNNFRRPAGAR
- a CDS encoding ABC transporter permease subunit, with the translated sequence MNGPLISKSLRDHRGVTFWWTVGISAFMALYLGVYGSVKASPETYGPAMIAKFPGPLRDLMGGLADMTSGVGYLQTAVYQLFVPMLFIACATLLANRALAGPEENGTLELVLTLPVDRRRLVLARLAALTLQLLAVAAVTLLAAWTMSVVVDNGVPFGRILAGHLGVLLLGLFYGTVALTVGAVTGRRLVASAVVGVWVAAGYMVVTVGRSWDAISWLKWVSPFHYYAEGRPLYEGVPVGDYLVLAGATAALALTAVLAFDRRDVGV
- a CDS encoding ABC transporter ATP-binding protein; this translates as MTAVVQAEGLTKYYGRRRGLADLTMEIQPGEVFGYLGPNGAGKTTTIRLLLDVIRPTSGLVRVLGGSPREPAVRARVGYLPGDLVLESRDRALDYLRFLGRVRGGVPSSRIESLADRFDADLSVPMRKLSKGNRQKIGLIQAFMHEPEFVILDEPTMGLDPLVQHEFLALVREVRASGRTVLMSSHVLAEVESVSDRVGIVRGGRLVAVENVAALREKAVRRVELHFDAPVPRADFEGLPGVRDLRVEGAALACTIDGRPDALIKAAARHTVVHLVSAEPDLEEIFLTYYSDEERHDERPADQQEPA